The genomic stretch TTGAGGTGGACAAAGCGGTGAAAGTGGAAGGCAAGGAGCTGCCTGCGGGTAAATATGGCCTGTTCACCATTCCCAATCAGGAAGAATGGGTCATTATCTTCAACAAAACACCCAAGCAATGGGGCGCCTATAAATATGCAGAGGCAGATGATGTGCTGCGGGTAACGGTAAAAGCCGGCCAGGCGCCGCAAACAGTAGAGCGTTTGACCTTTACCATTGCCAAAACCGGCAAAGTAACCCTGTTATGGGGTGAAACAGCAGTGGAGTTCACGGTAGAGTAGGCAGCCCGGCTGCAAAAGAACTATAGGGCCGTACCCATTGGGAACGGCCCTTTTTTATTCCCTTCCGCCAGCGGTTACTAACAATCGTTAACGGATCATAAAGGGAGATCCGGTTACCATCCATCAGGAAGGGAATGGCTACATTTGTACAAATGGATCAATAAATTGTAAATTGACGACCGGTTGATAGCGGCAGGAAAATACCCCGAAGCTGAACTGTTACAGTTGGCCGCCAGTGGAGAAGAACCCGCTTTCACTGAGTTGTTCCGTTTATACCAATACCGCCTCTTCGGTTTCATCTATAAAATGACGGGTTCTGCGGACATGGCGGAGGATATTGTCCAGGAAGTCTTCCTGAAGCTCTGGCAGAACCGGCAGGAGCTGGGGGCCATCCAGCAGTTTTCCGCCTATCTTTTCCGGATGGCCCAGAACCAGGCCATCAACGCCTTTAAAAGAATGGCCAGGGAGACCCTGATCCTGGCCGAACTGCAGCAGTCCGTCCATCCCCAGCCTGACGCCGCTGATACCCTGGCGGCCCGGCAATTGGAAGAGACCCTGAAAAAGCTGATCAGCCAGCTGCCGCCCCAGCAACAGCTGATCTACCTGCTGAGCCGGGAACAGGGGCTGAAACACGAAGAAATAGCCGAGCGCCTGCGGATTGCACCCGGCACTGTCAAGAACCATATGATCCAGGCCCTCCGCACCCTGCGGCAGCAACTGACCAATTACCCCGGCGCCTCCCTGTTCCTGCTTCATTTTATCAGCGTTGCCACCGCCTTTGAAAAATAATTGGCTTTTTTTTCAAAATGACTATGCCTGTTTTCCCTGCCGGTTGTCTTGCTGTAAGCGTAACCAAAATGTATGATGCCGGAAGAGAGAATTTACCTGCTGGCTACCCGTTTTTTTGAGGGTAGCATAACAGAACAAGAACAACATGAACTGGCCGGCTGGATAGAGCAGTCGGACAATGATGCCGCCCTGGCCGATCTCCTGGCCCGTGCCTGGGAAACCTACCGGCCTACCGCCGAGCTGATGGCCCTGGCCGATACCCGCCTCAAAGGCATGCCCCAGAAATGGTATATAGTTCCTGCTACCCAGCAGCCCGCTGCCGGACCAGATACCGCCGGAGCTGCTTCCGTCCCTGTGATTGCGCTGCCCGTAACCCGTAATATCTCCCGCAAAACAAATAAATGGTGGTGGGCCGCCGCCGCTGTACTGTTCCTGCTCCTGGCAGGTGCAGCCACCTGGCTTTTCCTGCCGCCCGGTAAGTCTTCAGAATCCCCAACCGCCAAAAACAATATTGTCCCGCCTGGTGGCAACAAAGCCATCCTTACCCTGGCCGATGGTTCAAACATTGTGCTGGACAGCATTGGTAATGGCCAGCTGGCCGCCCAGGGCAATGTGCAGATACTGAAGCAGGGAGATATGGTGTCCTATGTTTTCAAACAGGATGAGGACAACCTGCAGTCCCACCTTTATTTCAATACTATTGCCACTCCGCCTGGTGGTGAATACCGTATTGTACTGCCTGACGGCAGTAAGGTATGGTTGAATGCCGCTTCTTCCATCCGCTTCCCGGCCCGCTTTGCCGCTCATGAGCGCCGGGTGGCTGTTACCGGCGAATGTTATTTTGAAGTAGCTGCTGTCAATAATAGATCCGGCCAGAAACTACCCTTTATAGTAAGTGTTCATGCCGGTGATTATGCTGCTGTTGAAGGTAATATGGCGGATATCACTGTACTGGGTACTCAATTCAATGTAAACGCCTATGCCAATGAGCCATTGGTGAAAGCCACGCTGGTAGAAGGTCGTATCCGTATGGCCCTGCCTGATAACACAGATGCCGTTGAGCTGCAGCCGGGGGCACAGGCCAGGTTACAGCCGGGCGCCGGAAAAATTACCATAGACAGGAATGCAGACCTGGAGGAAGTGCTGGCCTGGCGCAACGGGGTGTTTTCCTTCAGCAATGCTGATATCCCTACCGTTATGCGGCAGTTGCAGCGCTGGTATGATGTATCCGTTGTATATAACGGCGATCTGCCGGATGCCCGTTTTGAAGGCACTATTCCCCGGAACAGCAACCTGGAAGAGGTGCTGGATATTATCCGGCAAACCAATCCCAACATACATGTAAAACTGGAAGGAAGGAAAATAAGGGTAACCCCCTGACCAGCACGATAGCAACCATATTCACCAAAACTAACCGAGCTTAAACATGAGAGAACACCCTCCCTGAACCGCGTTGACTGCCCGGTAAAACAAAAAACCGAAAGCGCGCCAACGCTTCCGGCCAATTTGTGGGCATCGTCCAGCTTCGCAACTGAATTTATTGACCCAACAATTAAAAGTATGATTTTTCGCATTCTTCGCAAAGTTGTGTCCCTACCACAACTGGCGGGAACCAAAACAATGCTGTTTATGAGATGGACGGCCTTTTTCCTGTTGGCCGGCTGCCTGCAGGCTGCTGCGTCCGGTAAAGCCCAACAGGTGAATCTTTCCCGTAACCAGGTGTCCCTGAAATCTGTTTTCAGGGATATCGGTAAACAAACGGGCTATACTTTTTTCTACAATCCACGCCTGCTGGAGGGCACGGAACCCGTGAGCCTCTCCCTGGAAAAGGTATCACTGGAAGAAGCCCTGAAGGCGGCGCTGAACAACCAGCCGCTGACTTATTCCATTGTGAACAGGACCGTGGTCATCAAAGCTAAACCTCCGGTAGCGCCAACAATACCCATGGTGGTGGATGAAACCGTTACCATAAAAGGGAAAGTGCTGGATGAGAACGGTTCCCCGCTGTTGGGCGCCAGTATTATCATTAAAGGGAACGCCAGTGGCACTTCTACCAATAACGAAGGCGAATTCACCATATCGGTAGCTTCCGGCACCGTGCTGGTGGTCAGTTATATCGGGTTTGAACCGCATGAGTTCACCGCCCGCAAGACCGGGCAGGTGGTGATCCGCCTTAAGCTCAGGTCGCTCAAGGATTCTATGAACAATGTGGTGGTCACCGGGTACAATACCATCCGCAGGGAAAGCTTTACCGGTACGGCTGTTACGGTCACTGGTGAAGACCTGAAAATGGTGAACCCGCAGAATATGCTCCGCAGTTTGCAGGTATTTGATCCTTCTTTCCGCATTGCCGACAATGTGCTGGCAGGCTCCAATCCCAACATGCTGCCCAATATCACCGTGCGTGGTTCCACTGCGCTACCGGGTAACAGCACGGATATTATCAGTCGCAGTAACCTGGGTGGCATGACCAACCTGCCCACCTTTATCATGGATGGGTATGAAGTGACCCTCCAGAAAGTATTTGACCTGGACATGAACCGGGTGCAGAGTGTTACCCTGCTCAAAGATGCCGCCGCTACTGCTATCTACGGCTCCCGTGCCGCCAATGGAGTAGTGGTCATTGTTACCAAGCCGCCCAAACGTGGTAAGCTGCAGGTCAACTATAATTATGAGCTTAACCTGCAAACACCGGACCTCACAGAATATGATCTGCTGGATGCCACCAGGAAGCTGGAATATGAGCGGATGGCCGGTGTATATGATAACAGCAAGAATATTTCCATGAGCCAGGACCAGCTGGACCAGCTCTATTATCATCACCTGGAAAAAGCCCTGGGTGGGGTTAATACTTACTGGCTTTCCCAGCCGCTGAAAAGTGCCTATGGACAAAAGCATTCCCTGTATGTGGAAGGCGGCGATCAGGCTTTCCGCTACGGACTGGAAATGCGTTACCAGACCATGCCCGGCGTCATGAAGGGATCTACCCGTGACCGCCTGAGTACAGGTCTCAACCTCTCCTACAACGTAGGGTCAAAATTCCAGTTCCGCAACCAGATCATGATCACGCAGATGAAAGCAAAGGAATCCCCCTACGGCAGTTTCTCCAATTATGCCCGTATGAATCCTTATTTCCCCAAAACGGATTCAGCCGGCAGGACCGTTCAGGTCATTGATCTCTGGCGGCAGACTGCTTCTTCCGGAACGCAAAGTATTGTACCGGTGCTGAACCCGCTTTATGATGCCAGCCTGGGCAGTTTTGATAAATCCGATTACCTGGAGCTGATAGATGCGTTCTCTGCAGAATGGAGCATCCTGCCTTCCCTGCGCTTCCGTGGCCTGGCCAGTATCAACAAGACAAAGACCACCGGCGATTTCTTCCGTTCGCCCAATGCCAACTACTATTATGATTATGGCGCGGACCGGATCAATGAAAGAGGCTACTACCGCTTTACCACTACTGATGAGACCTTCTTTGACGGCAATGCTACCCTGACCTTTAATCAGCAGCTGGGCGGACATTTTATCAATGCCATGCTGGGCAGTAATATGCGTACTTATTTTTCCCAGTACAGGGAAGTGTCTGCGGTGGGTTTCACCAATGACCGGTTTACCGATATTGGTTTTGCTGTTGGTTATGGCGAGGACGCCCGGCCTTACAGCCACCGCAGCCGGGAAAGGCTGGTAGGCGCTTTTGTAAGCGTGAACTATTCCTTCAGGAACCGCTACCTGATGGACTTTACCTATCGCCAGGACGGTTCCTCCAAATTCGGGGATGATAAAAAGATTGCCCCTTTCTCCGCCTTCGGCATTGGCTGGAACCTGCACCAGGAAGCCTTTATGCAGGGCTCTGTGCTCAGCAGGCTGAAGATCAGGGCCAGCACCGGGGCCACCGGATCGGTGAGCTTTGATTCCTATATGGCCACGCCCACCTACAACTATTTTACCGGCAACCAGTACAGCACCGGCCTGGGCGCTATTGTCAATAACTATGGCAATACTTCCCTGGAATGGCAGAAGACCACCAACTACGACCTGGGCATGGAGATCGGTTTGCTCAAAGACCGCATCGTGCTGATGCCCCGCTATTATTACAAGCTTACCAAAGGACTGCTGGCGGATATTACGCTGCCGCCTTCCACCGGTTTTGGTTCGTACAAAGAAAACCTGGGCGATATGCGGAATATCGGCTATGAGCTGAGCATACAGGCCAATCTGATCCGCGCCCGGAATTTCAACCTCAACCTCAACGCCAATTTCTCCCGTAATACCAATACGCTGGTGAAGATCTCCAACTCCCTGAAGAACTACAATGATATGGTAGATAAGGAGCAGAGCTCTGATGATTACAAAGGCACTCCGCTCCTGCGTTACAATGAAGGGCAGTCCCTGCAAACCATCTATGGCGTCCGCTCACTGGGTATTGATCCGGAAAACGGCCGGGAACTGTATGTGAAAAGGGATGGTACGCTTACCTACGACTGGGACTCCCGGGATATTGTGCCGGTGGGCAACAGCGCTCCTGAGGCTGAAGGCAGTTTTGGTCTTTTTACCAGCTACAAACAGTTTTCCCTTAACCTGAACTTCCAGACCAGGTTTGGCGGAGATATGTACAACCAGACCCTGGTAGACCGGGTAGAAAATGCTGATCCCCGTTTCAACGTGGACAGCAGGGTGTTTGAAGAAAAATGGAAACAGCGTGGTGATCATACCTTTTACAAGAACATAGCAGACCTGGGCACTACAGAAGTGGTATCCCGTTTTGTAATGCCGGATAACCTGATAGAATTGCAATCCCTGTACTTCTCTTATGATGTGAACCAGCAGCTGCTGTCCCGGACACCAGTCAGGT from Candidatus Pseudobacter hemicellulosilyticus encodes the following:
- a CDS encoding DUF4974 domain-containing protein — encoded protein: MMPEERIYLLATRFFEGSITEQEQHELAGWIEQSDNDAALADLLARAWETYRPTAELMALADTRLKGMPQKWYIVPATQQPAAGPDTAGAASVPVIALPVTRNISRKTNKWWWAAAAVLFLLLAGAATWLFLPPGKSSESPTAKNNIVPPGGNKAILTLADGSNIVLDSIGNGQLAAQGNVQILKQGDMVSYVFKQDEDNLQSHLYFNTIATPPGGEYRIVLPDGSKVWLNAASSIRFPARFAAHERRVAVTGECYFEVAAVNNRSGQKLPFIVSVHAGDYAAVEGNMADITVLGTQFNVNAYANEPLVKATLVEGRIRMALPDNTDAVELQPGAQARLQPGAGKITIDRNADLEEVLAWRNGVFSFSNADIPTVMRQLQRWYDVSVVYNGDLPDARFEGTIPRNSNLEEVLDIIRQTNPNIHVKLEGRKIRVTP
- a CDS encoding RNA polymerase sigma-70 factor; this translates as MIAAGKYPEAELLQLAASGEEPAFTELFRLYQYRLFGFIYKMTGSADMAEDIVQEVFLKLWQNRQELGAIQQFSAYLFRMAQNQAINAFKRMARETLILAELQQSVHPQPDAADTLAARQLEETLKKLISQLPPQQQLIYLLSREQGLKHEEIAERLRIAPGTVKNHMIQALRTLRQQLTNYPGASLFLLHFISVATAFEK
- a CDS encoding SusC/RagA family TonB-linked outer membrane protein gives rise to the protein MRWTAFFLLAGCLQAAASGKAQQVNLSRNQVSLKSVFRDIGKQTGYTFFYNPRLLEGTEPVSLSLEKVSLEEALKAALNNQPLTYSIVNRTVVIKAKPPVAPTIPMVVDETVTIKGKVLDENGSPLLGASIIIKGNASGTSTNNEGEFTISVASGTVLVVSYIGFEPHEFTARKTGQVVIRLKLRSLKDSMNNVVVTGYNTIRRESFTGTAVTVTGEDLKMVNPQNMLRSLQVFDPSFRIADNVLAGSNPNMLPNITVRGSTALPGNSTDIISRSNLGGMTNLPTFIMDGYEVTLQKVFDLDMNRVQSVTLLKDAAATAIYGSRAANGVVVIVTKPPKRGKLQVNYNYELNLQTPDLTEYDLLDATRKLEYERMAGVYDNSKNISMSQDQLDQLYYHHLEKALGGVNTYWLSQPLKSAYGQKHSLYVEGGDQAFRYGLEMRYQTMPGVMKGSTRDRLSTGLNLSYNVGSKFQFRNQIMITQMKAKESPYGSFSNYARMNPYFPKTDSAGRTVQVIDLWRQTASSGTQSIVPVLNPLYDASLGSFDKSDYLELIDAFSAEWSILPSLRFRGLASINKTKTTGDFFRSPNANYYYDYGADRINERGYYRFTTTDETFFDGNATLTFNQQLGGHFINAMLGSNMRTYFSQYREVSAVGFTNDRFTDIGFAVGYGEDARPYSHRSRERLVGAFVSVNYSFRNRYLMDFTYRQDGSSKFGDDKKIAPFSAFGIGWNLHQEAFMQGSVLSRLKIRASTGATGSVSFDSYMATPTYNYFTGNQYSTGLGAIVNNYGNTSLEWQKTTNYDLGMEIGLLKDRIVLMPRYYYKLTKGLLADITLPPSTGFGSYKENLGDMRNIGYELSIQANLIRARNFNLNLNANFSRNTNTLVKISNSLKNYNDMVDKEQSSDDYKGTPLLRYNEGQSLQTIYGVRSLGIDPENGRELYVKRDGTLTYDWDSRDIVPVGNSAPEAEGSFGLFTSYKQFSLNLNFQTRFGGDMYNQTLVDRVENADPRFNVDSRVFEEKWKQRGDHTFYKNIADLGTTEVVSRFVMPDNLIELQSLYFSYDVNQQLLSRTPVRYLRASFTMNDVWRWSSVKQERGIDYPYARSFTFSIQAGF
- a CDS encoding DUF2911 domain-containing protein, translating into MKKLLFLSTIVLAGLLANAQEDKSKRPSPPATVSETTDNGVKITIDYSQPALKGRKVGGEVAPYGQVWRTGANEATTFEVDKAVKVEGKELPAGKYGLFTIPNQEEWVIIFNKTPKQWGAYKYAEADDVLRVTVKAGQAPQTVERLTFTIAKTGKVTLLWGETAVEFTVE